A stretch of Caldanaerobius polysaccharolyticus DSM 13641 DNA encodes these proteins:
- a CDS encoding class II glutamine amidotransferase has product MVREGNVRIPSGCAISGILNKKGDRISGQMITDSIATMHDRSNGLGGGFAAYGIYPEYRDYYAFHMFYDDIVAKQDTERYLKENYNVSYEERIPTRKTKGIENEPIIYRYFAKPKLECLNTAELDEDEFTSRFVFYVNSNIKGAYVFSSGKNMGVFKAVGYPEDVSNFYKLENYYGYIWTSHGRFPTNTPGWWGGAHPFSILNFAVVHNGELSSYEANREFLEQFGYKCTLQTDTEVAAYIFDLLVRKHNLSFELACKIVASPLWRAVDRMDEKDKKLYKSLKIVYGRALLNGPFSIILSHSQGIVAINDRLKLRPLTAASKGDLMMVASEESAIREVIKKPERVWIPKGGEPVIGYVESEQSEEKSAKEVPA; this is encoded by the coding sequence ATGGTAAGGGAAGGGAATGTGAGAATACCATCAGGATGTGCTATAAGCGGCATATTGAATAAAAAAGGCGATAGGATATCCGGCCAGATGATTACGGACTCTATTGCGACGATGCATGACAGGTCCAATGGGCTGGGTGGCGGTTTTGCGGCTTACGGTATCTACCCTGAATATCGAGATTATTATGCTTTTCACATGTTTTACGACGACATAGTGGCAAAGCAGGATACCGAGCGCTATTTAAAGGAGAATTATAACGTCTCCTATGAAGAAAGAATACCTACCAGAAAGACAAAGGGCATTGAAAACGAACCTATTATATACAGGTATTTTGCAAAGCCGAAATTGGAATGCCTTAATACTGCTGAGCTGGATGAAGATGAGTTTACTTCAAGGTTTGTCTTTTACGTAAACAGCAATATAAAAGGGGCTTATGTTTTTTCCAGCGGCAAGAATATGGGCGTTTTTAAAGCAGTGGGCTACCCTGAAGATGTTTCTAATTTTTATAAGTTGGAAAATTATTATGGTTATATCTGGACATCTCATGGCAGATTCCCCACCAACACCCCTGGTTGGTGGGGAGGGGCACATCCCTTTAGCATTTTGAACTTTGCTGTGGTTCACAATGGCGAGTTGTCTTCGTATGAGGCAAATCGGGAGTTCTTAGAGCAGTTTGGCTACAAGTGTACTCTTCAGACTGATACAGAGGTAGCGGCATATATATTTGACCTTCTTGTGAGAAAACACAATCTGTCATTTGAATTGGCATGCAAGATAGTGGCATCTCCTCTATGGCGTGCCGTGGACAGGATGGATGAAAAAGATAAGAAGTTGTATAAAAGCCTTAAGATCGTATACGGAAGAGCGCTTTTAAATGGGCCTTTTTCCATAATATTATCCCATTCTCAGGGGATAGTGGCTATAAACGATAGATTGAAGCTGAGGCCTTTAACAGCTGCGTCCAAAGGCGATTTGATGATGGTTGCCAGTGAAGAGTCGGCTATAAGGGAAGTTATAAAAAAGCCGGAAAGGGTATGGATACCTAAAGGCGGTGAACCCGTTATAGGTTATGTAGAAAGCGAACAGTCAGAGGAGAAATCAGCGAAGGAGGTGCCGGCATGA
- the spoVB gene encoding stage V sporulation protein B — MVKKKTFIQGAFILTIANFITRIIGFIYRIILSNLIGAEGMGIYQLVFPIYILSLSLVTGGFSVAVSSLVSRESARNNHRCSFNIVNTALKIVISLSLIISLFLLLSSKWLSSNILRDNRTFATLLIFAPAIFIIATSSIIRGFFEGMQDVTPNAIANIIEQVSRVIIVLGLLYFLNGVNIPYSVSSAIAMLGNIAGEIFGFFYLSYAFHRERKIYRDIRLNTKSYFGDIMAISIPLTVNRVIINALSALDNILIPQRLLVAGLNSTQAVSIYGEFTGMAMPLIFFPSIITNSLAVTLIPAISEAYSTKNRHLINRRVRQAVDVSLIIGFLTMAIFLSLPEPIAGMLYSADHVGQMLFWLSFTIAPIFLNQVFASILNGLNLQVITFRNSFIAACIRLYFTYVLVAVPQLGINGYIIGIIISYAILNALDYTSLKKHTNISIGLNSFIYPCLAAFFTYFGLKYSFVYLSLTGINKAVNLLISLGFGCLLYTIILMCFGVITINAIKKLFRIR, encoded by the coding sequence TTGGTCAAAAAAAAGACGTTTATTCAGGGGGCTTTTATTTTAACAATCGCAAATTTCATAACAAGAATAATCGGTTTTATATACAGAATAATATTATCAAATTTAATAGGGGCAGAAGGCATGGGTATCTACCAGTTGGTTTTCCCCATATACATCCTTTCACTTTCGCTGGTCACAGGCGGATTTTCCGTGGCTGTATCTTCTCTGGTTTCCAGGGAATCCGCTCGCAACAATCACAGGTGTTCCTTCAATATAGTAAACACCGCCCTCAAGATCGTGATTTCACTGAGCCTCATCATTTCATTGTTTTTGTTGTTAAGTTCTAAATGGCTTTCATCCAATATACTTAGAGATAACAGGACTTTCGCCACCCTGCTTATTTTTGCACCGGCGATCTTCATCATCGCCACGTCTTCTATAATCAGGGGCTTTTTCGAGGGTATGCAAGATGTAACTCCTAATGCCATTGCAAATATCATCGAACAAGTGTCCAGGGTAATAATCGTCTTGGGTTTACTGTATTTTTTAAACGGCGTAAACATACCTTATTCGGTATCGTCGGCCATAGCCATGTTGGGCAATATAGCCGGAGAAATATTCGGCTTTTTTTACCTATCCTACGCTTTTCACAGGGAAAGGAAAATATATCGAGATATCCGTTTAAACACTAAAAGCTACTTTGGCGATATAATGGCCATCTCCATACCCCTTACAGTAAATAGGGTCATTATTAACGCGCTATCAGCCCTAGACAACATATTGATACCACAACGGCTTTTAGTAGCTGGTTTAAATAGTACACAAGCCGTCAGCATATATGGGGAATTTACGGGAATGGCAATGCCGCTTATTTTTTTTCCTTCAATAATAACCAATTCTCTTGCAGTAACGCTAATACCGGCCATTTCCGAAGCCTACTCCACAAAAAACCGCCATCTAATAAATCGGAGAGTAAGGCAAGCTGTTGACGTATCTCTTATAATAGGCTTTTTAACCATGGCAATATTCCTCTCGCTACCCGAGCCAATAGCCGGTATGCTTTATTCAGCTGACCATGTAGGGCAAATGCTATTCTGGCTTTCTTTTACCATTGCGCCTATCTTTTTAAACCAGGTATTTGCCAGCATACTAAATGGCCTAAACCTGCAGGTCATTACCTTTAGAAATTCATTTATAGCAGCATGTATAAGATTGTATTTTACATACGTGCTTGTAGCTGTACCACAGCTAGGAATCAACGGTTACATAATTGGCATAATAATAAGTTATGCGATACTAAATGCACTGGATTACACATCTCTCAAAAAGCACACAAATATATCTATAGGCCTTAATAGCTTTATATACCCGTGTCTGGCCGCCTTTTTTACGTACTTTGGGTTAAAATATTCTTTTGTTTATTTATCCTTAACAGGAATAAACAAGGCTGTAAACCTGCTAATATCGCTGGGCTTTGGGTGTTTACTATACACTATAATCCTTATGTGCTTTGGAGTTATAACAATTAACGCCATTAAAAAATTATTTAGAATAAGGTAG
- a CDS encoding ABC transporter ATP-binding protein, with translation MKEYAVLKDFFMRHKWPYIAGAVSLTILDLIQAYIPRLIGNITDGLKNKTMPYDQLIKYVLIILAIAIITFILRFFWRIGFMGTARWLEYEMRRDLFSHLLLLSPDYYNHHKTGDLMAHATNDIQAVRMSIARGMTNLMDTIVLFTTSIILVIKTIDIKLAIAGLIPGPFMFAIVVIFGQKIRESFRRVQEAFANMTDKAEENIMGIRVIKSYVQEAGEIKKFDKANSQNFHANMAMVKLSSTFSSSMQILSTISTVIIIIYGGFLVINKTITLGDFVAFNSYIGMLLGPLTSLGWVINIFQRGSASLKRINAIMKTKPDIVDGPDVVNIEELQGNIKVQHLTFSYAQNLEPALKDINIEIKSGKTLAIIGRTGCGKSTLANLLLHLYKVPEGTIFIDGIDINKIPLKTLRENIGYVPQDTFLFSSTIKENIAFSPEDIPLEKIQDAARLAGIHEEIMSFKDGYDTVLGERGVTLSGGQKQRTAIARAVIKNPKILILDDCLSAVDAQTEERILKNLKEFMKSRTCIIISHRISAVKDADEIIVLDEGKIVQRGTHQELISIDGFYKELYQKQQLEENIEQEE, from the coding sequence TTGAAAGAATACGCCGTATTAAAGGATTTTTTTATGCGCCATAAATGGCCTTATATTGCAGGCGCAGTATCATTGACGATACTAGATCTTATTCAGGCGTACATACCCAGGCTGATAGGAAACATAACCGACGGATTAAAAAACAAGACCATGCCTTATGACCAGCTTATAAAATACGTGCTCATCATACTAGCCATAGCAATAATAACTTTCATACTAAGGTTTTTCTGGAGAATAGGCTTTATGGGCACCGCCAGATGGCTGGAATATGAGATGAGGAGAGATCTTTTCTCGCACCTCTTATTGCTTTCACCAGACTACTACAATCATCACAAAACAGGAGACCTTATGGCCCATGCGACAAACGATATCCAGGCCGTCAGGATGTCCATAGCAAGGGGAATGACAAATCTAATGGACACAATTGTACTATTCACCACCAGCATTATACTGGTCATAAAAACCATCGATATAAAACTGGCAATAGCAGGGTTGATACCAGGCCCCTTTATGTTTGCGATAGTGGTCATTTTCGGCCAAAAAATAAGAGAAAGCTTCAGGAGAGTTCAGGAAGCCTTTGCAAATATGACAGACAAAGCAGAAGAAAACATAATGGGGATACGGGTAATAAAGTCTTACGTTCAGGAAGCTGGAGAAATAAAAAAATTTGACAAAGCTAACAGCCAGAATTTCCACGCCAACATGGCAATGGTAAAGTTGTCATCCACTTTCAGCTCTTCAATGCAAATTTTGTCCACCATAAGCACTGTCATAATCATCATATACGGTGGTTTTTTAGTAATAAACAAAACCATTACATTAGGCGACTTTGTAGCCTTCAATTCTTACATCGGCATGCTCCTGGGCCCTTTAACCTCGCTGGGATGGGTTATAAACATATTCCAAAGGGGAAGCGCTTCCCTAAAAAGAATAAACGCTATAATGAAAACCAAACCGGATATTGTAGACGGCCCTGACGTGGTGAACATAGAGGAATTACAAGGAAATATTAAAGTACAGCATTTGACATTTAGTTACGCTCAAAATTTAGAACCTGCTTTAAAGGACATAAACATCGAAATAAAAAGCGGAAAAACGCTGGCGATTATAGGGCGCACAGGGTGCGGGAAGAGTACCCTTGCAAATCTGCTGCTTCACCTTTACAAAGTGCCTGAAGGCACGATTTTCATCGATGGAATAGATATAAACAAAATCCCTCTAAAAACCTTGAGGGAAAACATAGGTTATGTCCCTCAAGATACTTTTTTGTTTTCATCGACTATAAAAGAGAACATAGCCTTTTCGCCAGAAGATATACCTCTGGAAAAGATACAGGATGCCGCAAGATTAGCAGGCATACATGAGGAAATCATGAGTTTCAAAGACGGATATGACACGGTATTAGGGGAAAGAGGTGTTACTCTATCTGGAGGACAAAAGCAAAGAACAGCCATTGCCCGCGCTGTCATAAAAAACCCCAAGATATTGATCCTGGATGATTGCCTTTCGGCCGTAGACGCTCAAACCGAAGAGAGAATCCTTAAAAATTTAAAGGAGTTTATGAAAAGCAGAACCTGTATCATAATATCCCACCGAATATCAGCAGTAAAAGACGCAGACGAAATAATAGTGCTGGATGAAGGCAAAATCGTCCAGAGAGGAACCCACCAAGAGCTAATCTCAATAGATGGATTTTACAAAGAATTGTATCAGAAACAACAGCTTGAAGAAAACATCGAGCAAGAAGAATGA
- a CDS encoding ABC transporter ATP-binding protein, with amino-acid sequence MPKGYIDEENPQVNLYDKNVLKYMMRYARPYAKHFIAVFLLLAIITGANLVGPYIFKMVIDDYLNVKNLDPAIKYRGVILLGFLYFLVIVAGAIFNFLQSVLLQYIGQKILYNIRNDIFAHLQQMSLSFFDKNPVGRLVTRITSDTDAINDMFTNVLVFLIQDMLLITGTVIVMIKMDYRLALLSLTVVPLIAVSTIIFRRYDRKAYRMIRTRIARIYASLSEYISGMRVIQIFNREKMIYDKFDDINKDYMRVSFYQLKIFSIFRPLNEFYRFLALTILIWIGGGQVLRGFITFGVLFAFFNYINQLFQPIIDLSEKYDMVQSSMAAAEKIYTLLTTPTGIKDPEKPVIPETIKGRIEFKNVWFAYNGEDWVLKDVSFTIEPGQTVAFVGATGAGKSSIISLIGRLYDIQKGEILVDGVNIKDMPQSVLRRHIAVVLQDVFLFTGDIKSNIRLNNEEISDEKLKEVATYVNADKFIQKLPKKYDEPVTERGSTLSQGQRQLIAFARALAFDPTILVLDEATANIDTETEQLIQDSLIKLSKNRTTIIVAHRLSTIQHADNIIVIHKGRIREMGRHQELLAKHGIYYKLYQLQNAKI; translated from the coding sequence TTGCCAAAAGGATATATTGACGAAGAAAATCCTCAGGTAAACTTATATGACAAAAACGTTTTGAAATACATGATGAGATATGCAAGGCCATATGCAAAGCATTTTATTGCGGTTTTCTTGCTTCTTGCAATCATCACAGGTGCAAATCTAGTTGGTCCGTACATATTCAAAATGGTTATTGACGATTATTTAAACGTAAAAAACCTGGATCCAGCTATAAAATACAGAGGCGTTATACTCCTGGGATTTCTTTACTTTTTAGTGATCGTAGCCGGAGCAATATTTAATTTCTTGCAGTCTGTCCTCCTGCAGTACATAGGCCAGAAGATACTTTACAACATCAGAAACGATATATTTGCACACCTTCAACAGATGTCCCTGTCCTTTTTTGACAAAAATCCCGTGGGCAGACTGGTCACAAGAATCACCAGCGATACAGACGCCATAAACGATATGTTCACAAACGTATTGGTATTCTTAATTCAAGATATGCTCTTAATAACAGGCACTGTAATTGTAATGATCAAAATGGACTACAGGTTAGCTCTTTTATCCCTAACTGTTGTACCTCTTATCGCGGTATCTACAATAATATTTAGAAGATATGACCGGAAGGCGTACAGGATGATAAGGACGAGAATAGCGAGGATATACGCATCTCTATCTGAATACATTTCAGGAATGAGGGTAATACAGATTTTTAACCGCGAAAAGATGATATATGATAAATTCGATGATATAAACAAAGACTATATGAGGGTAAGCTTTTACCAATTAAAGATTTTTTCCATCTTCCGTCCTTTAAACGAATTCTACAGGTTCTTAGCCTTAACGATACTTATATGGATAGGCGGCGGTCAGGTACTGCGAGGATTTATAACCTTTGGTGTATTATTTGCGTTTTTTAACTACATTAACCAATTATTTCAACCCATAATTGACCTATCAGAAAAATACGACATGGTGCAATCCTCCATGGCAGCCGCTGAAAAGATATATACGCTTTTAACTACTCCAACAGGTATAAAAGACCCTGAAAAGCCCGTTATACCGGAGACAATAAAAGGTCGAATTGAGTTTAAAAACGTCTGGTTCGCTTATAATGGGGAAGATTGGGTTTTGAAAGACGTAAGCTTTACAATAGAGCCAGGACAAACAGTGGCATTTGTAGGCGCAACGGGTGCCGGAAAATCCTCCATTATAAGCCTTATTGGCAGGCTATACGACATACAAAAGGGAGAAATACTCGTTGATGGCGTAAACATCAAAGATATGCCTCAATCTGTGCTTAGGCGACATATTGCTGTAGTGCTTCAAGATGTGTTCTTGTTTACAGGTGACATTAAATCAAACATAAGGTTGAATAATGAGGAGATAAGCGATGAAAAGCTTAAAGAAGTAGCCACATACGTGAATGCCGATAAATTCATACAAAAGCTGCCCAAAAAATACGATGAGCCTGTCACCGAAAGAGGGTCTACCCTTTCACAAGGTCAAAGACAGCTCATCGCTTTTGCTAGAGCGCTGGCTTTTGACCCCACAATATTAGTCCTGGATGAAGCCACTGCCAACATCGATACAGAAACCGAACAGTTAATTCAAGATTCGCTCATTAAATTATCTAAAAATCGCACCACCATAATCGTGGCTCATCGTTTATCGACTATTCAGCATGCCGACAACATAATAGTCATACATAAAGGGCGCATAAGGGAGATGGGTAGGCATCAAGAACTGCTGGCAAAGCATGGTATTTACTACAAATTGTATCAATTGCAAAACGCTAAAATATAG
- a CDS encoding citrate/2-methylcitrate synthase — translation MIDFNKFLDKMSAVAENNNAIDPEYYTKYEVKRGLRNRNGSGVLVGLTEIGEVHGYTIDESERVPVEGRLYYRGIDVSEMVEGFQKDKRFGFEETCYLLLFGHLPDKNQLAEFVDILGNLRRLPDGFTEDMILKAPSPDIMNKLARSVLASYSYDDNPDDTSIKNVLRQSIELIARFPTMVAYGYQAKSHYHDNNSLYIHPPRPDLYTAENFLYMIRPDNKYTRSEAEILDLAMVLHAEHGGGNNSTFAVHVVTSTGTDTYSAIAAAIGSLKGPKHGGANLKVMGMIEDIKNHVSDWNDDEEIAEYLKKIINKEAYDKSGLIYGMGHAVYTLSDPRAVLLKKKAAELAVEKNMEEEFNLYLKIEQLAPRVFAEMKQSNKDISVNVDFYSGFVYKMLDLPQSLYTPIFAMARIAGWCAHRIEELVSGQRIIRPAYKSVSGHRPYIPLDQR, via the coding sequence GTGATTGATTTTAACAAATTTCTGGATAAAATGTCTGCTGTTGCTGAAAACAATAACGCTATTGACCCTGAATACTACACAAAGTATGAAGTAAAAAGAGGGTTGAGAAATAGAAATGGGTCTGGGGTTTTAGTAGGGTTGACAGAAATAGGTGAAGTCCACGGGTATACCATCGATGAAAGCGAGAGGGTTCCTGTAGAAGGTCGCCTGTATTACAGGGGCATTGATGTCAGTGAGATGGTAGAAGGGTTTCAAAAAGATAAAAGGTTTGGATTTGAAGAGACCTGTTACCTGCTGCTTTTTGGACACCTTCCTGATAAAAATCAGCTAGCTGAATTTGTGGACATTTTAGGGAATTTGAGGCGATTACCTGACGGTTTTACGGAAGATATGATATTAAAAGCGCCTAGCCCCGATATAATGAATAAGCTGGCGAGAAGCGTACTGGCTTCTTATTCCTATGATGATAACCCCGATGACACGAGCATAAAAAATGTTTTAAGGCAGAGCATTGAGCTGATTGCCCGTTTTCCGACTATGGTGGCTTACGGATATCAGGCGAAATCCCATTATCATGACAACAACAGCCTGTACATTCATCCGCCAAGGCCTGATCTGTACACCGCTGAAAATTTTCTCTACATGATAAGGCCTGACAACAAGTACACCAGATCCGAAGCTGAAATACTGGACCTGGCGATGGTGTTGCATGCTGAGCATGGCGGTGGCAACAATTCTACATTTGCGGTTCACGTAGTTACATCTACCGGTACAGATACCTATTCGGCCATTGCTGCCGCTATCGGGTCGCTAAAAGGTCCTAAGCACGGTGGAGCTAATTTAAAGGTAATGGGCATGATAGAAGACATCAAAAACCATGTATCTGATTGGAATGATGATGAGGAAATAGCAGAATATCTTAAGAAAATAATCAACAAAGAAGCTTACGATAAGTCGGGACTGATTTACGGCATGGGCCATGCGGTGTATACCCTTTCTGATCCGAGAGCAGTGCTTTTGAAGAAAAAGGCAGCAGAACTGGCTGTAGAAAAGAATATGGAAGAGGAATTTAACCTGTACCTGAAAATTGAACAGCTGGCGCCAAGGGTTTTTGCGGAGATGAAACAGTCCAATAAGGACATTTCCGTCAATGTAGATTTTTACTCAGGTTTTGTGTATAAGATGCTTGATCTGCCGCAGTCGCTGTATACGCCGATTTTTGCTATGGCCAGAATTGCTGGGTGGTGTGCTCACAGGATAGAGGAATTGGTAAGCGGCCAGAGGATTATAAGGCCGGCTTATAAGAGCGTTTCAGGACATAGACCGTATATTCCGTTAGATCAGAGATAA
- a CDS encoding ECF transporter S component, which yields MSEKTKHIAVLGLLMALLIAATAVTKFAIPKPSIYFNLGEAVIYLVALLYGGKTGGILGGVGSALADLISGYPIWAPFTFVIKGLEGFIVGSVNRKKDAILAITLGAPVMLIGYSISAGLIYGIGAIPLEFAGDLIQVTLGAIIAVMVYKRLKNTVRR from the coding sequence TTGAGCGAAAAAACTAAACACATAGCTGTCTTAGGCCTTCTCATGGCCTTGCTCATCGCAGCAACTGCCGTCACTAAATTTGCCATTCCCAAGCCAAGTATTTATTTTAACCTCGGTGAAGCGGTAATATACCTGGTAGCACTGCTTTACGGTGGTAAGACCGGAGGTATACTGGGAGGAGTAGGCTCTGCCTTAGCTGATCTCATAAGCGGATATCCCATATGGGCACCTTTTACTTTTGTTATAAAGGGCTTGGAAGGATTTATAGTAGGCAGCGTAAACCGCAAGAAAGACGCCATCTTAGCCATAACCCTCGGCGCTCCTGTTATGCTGATCGGTTATTCTATATCCGCAGGATTAATATACGGCATAGGCGCTATACCCCTGGAATTCGCAGGGGATTTAATACAGGTTACATTGGGAGCAATTATAGCAGTTATGGTATACAAAAGGCTGAAAAACACGGTCAGGAGATGA
- a CDS encoding AIR synthase family protein, whose product METGKILPELLKKYAYKNTGVKRSEVIAHAGLGMDCSIVDFGEVVAVLSTDPITAAEKNSGYLSVIISCNDVAACGANPLGILVTILLPDKASESVFKEIMESIDKAAKELGIEVLGGHSEVTPTVTKPVICTTALGVAKKNSFVTASHAKVGDDILVTKAIGLEGTAIIAHDYEDILLKNFGREMVESAKGFLKEICVVKEGLIASASGVNAMHDITEGGLLGATYEVAQASGVGMEIYLDKVPIRQETRSICNFFNINPLGLISSGSLLISASNGYDVANKLRDAGIDATVIGKVIDKGIYVILPNGEKKPLTPPKRDELYNIKEKCNKARQY is encoded by the coding sequence TTGGAGACGGGAAAAATTCTACCCGAATTGCTTAAAAAATACGCTTATAAAAACACAGGAGTAAAAAGAAGTGAAGTCATTGCCCATGCTGGCCTCGGCATGGACTGCAGCATCGTTGACTTTGGCGAAGTTGTAGCTGTTTTATCTACAGATCCCATTACAGCGGCAGAAAAAAATAGCGGTTACTTATCTGTCATTATATCCTGCAACGATGTAGCTGCCTGTGGAGCCAATCCCTTAGGAATCCTTGTCACAATTTTATTGCCTGATAAGGCATCTGAATCGGTCTTTAAAGAGATAATGGAGTCTATCGACAAGGCAGCTAAAGAGCTGGGCATAGAAGTGCTGGGCGGACACAGCGAGGTCACGCCAACCGTTACAAAGCCTGTGATATGCACAACGGCACTAGGGGTGGCAAAAAAGAATTCTTTCGTCACCGCATCCCATGCCAAAGTCGGCGATGATATCTTAGTGACTAAAGCAATAGGCCTTGAAGGAACAGCGATTATCGCCCATGATTACGAAGACATATTGCTTAAAAACTTCGGGCGCGAAATGGTAGAAAGCGCAAAAGGCTTTTTAAAGGAAATCTGCGTGGTCAAAGAGGGACTTATAGCATCAGCTTCAGGCGTCAACGCCATGCACGACATCACAGAAGGTGGGCTGCTAGGAGCGACTTATGAAGTCGCCCAAGCCTCAGGCGTAGGAATGGAGATATATCTGGACAAAGTACCAATACGACAAGAAACGCGCTCTATATGCAATTTTTTTAATATAAACCCCTTAGGACTCATATCCAGTGGTTCTTTACTTATATCCGCTAGCAACGGATATGATGTGGCGAACAAGCTCAGAGATGCCGGTATCGATGCTACCGTAATAGGCAAGGTTATAGATAAAGGCATCTATGTCATCTTGCCAAATGGTGAAAAAAAACCATTGACACCTCCCAAAAGAGATGAACTTTATAACATCAAGGAAAAATGCAATAAAGCCCGGCAATATTAA
- the thiE gene encoding thiamine phosphate synthase — MNKKEKLVYFMNPSIYCLTAESLSKGRDNISVVKEMLKAGVKIIQYREKKKSLKEKYYECMKIREMTKEYNAVFIVNDHVDLCAMVKADGIHIGQDDYPLTAVREYLGDDYIIGVSTHSPEQLRAAAAEGADYVGVGPIFETHTKEDVVAPVGFEYLEWAVKNSPVPIVAIGGIKEHNIKEVARRGAKCIALVSEIVGADDIMGKIKSLYTAINAKSLA, encoded by the coding sequence ATGAATAAAAAAGAAAAATTGGTGTATTTCATGAATCCTAGTATATACTGCTTGACAGCAGAAAGCCTATCTAAGGGCAGGGACAACATATCCGTGGTAAAAGAGATGTTAAAGGCTGGTGTAAAAATAATTCAGTATCGAGAAAAGAAAAAGAGTTTAAAGGAAAAATATTATGAATGCATGAAAATACGCGAGATGACCAAAGAATACAATGCGGTTTTTATAGTTAATGATCACGTAGATCTGTGTGCCATGGTAAAAGCGGACGGGATCCACATAGGGCAGGATGATTACCCATTAACAGCGGTGAGGGAGTATTTAGGCGATGATTACATAATAGGTGTGTCTACCCATTCGCCGGAACAGCTCAGGGCTGCTGCGGCAGAGGGGGCTGACTATGTGGGTGTTGGCCCTATATTTGAGACCCACACCAAAGAGGATGTAGTGGCGCCTGTGGGGTTTGAATACCTTGAGTGGGCGGTTAAAAATTCACCTGTTCCCATTGTGGCAATAGGAGGGATAAAAGAGCACAACATAAAGGAAGTGGCCAGAAGGGGAGCTAAGTGTATAGCTTTAGTGAGTGAAATTGTGGGTGCAGACGATATAATGGGCAAGATTAAAAGCTTGTATACCGCTATTAACGCAAAAAGCCTGGCTTAA